A single genomic interval of Euwallacea similis isolate ESF13 chromosome 2, ESF131.1, whole genome shotgun sequence harbors:
- the Tti1 gene encoding TELO2-interacting protein 1 homolog isoform X3 codes for MNMEGTAFKLYSEAAELCEKINKSPSDLKLLENFRIFVEGAPNSFASGAQKVLISCLFPYIAAISKDRNSQGKHVLVQTLDVLFPKITIENSNVFNNLYTFLLLELYDYRQHKVLPICEEYKTSLLKCMTSLMNSISYKLIEEIYVNEYIPQFSQIIYVCTELAKHERARNIRLEAITCIIAVARVEKIESDPVFLNQCANIFMFFLPGLSAAFSEIALEDHKAGHKIIIVTLRAYGKIVSLVMRDYNASDQKLNITESLNRFTLKGKLKGKKEIDQYLKNTIRNGEWYQHNDSNLNVNLKKLYKLTYHSDDKVRIELFMMASTIIRDCAGTIPQSVSTLLEYLIMLSQDSVNDIINSSIKAIQSFSQTLSSCYFQSVFEHLEDGFYKSLTSLPRTFNSIDDEEKIANLNLIIGYIYLFGNNNLNQIVLSPGILQTLLENLLHIIALEACNISLLEEYNLKDLTSQHISGKRPWINFRYFKDDCIQAKLVSLAKNLSKPESFEVICDCLMGKFRYEEAKKKEVICLLNTFIFGLEANISLIKSILNLYMEDPLNDLNYVLDSEEFTLEQIQNNVLIVCLITEGIGNISQALKLDFRPFLLKSLYLVLEKAGSGHPLIKAAGLQTLQKLTLNCEYNNLTHLINSNFDFFSYQVQRKLTKLDDKEGVLNVLSIVLQHCSEDLLLPMKYIIEEILVLSCDKFKDQYANSYLTVFKMFVLSLCRWYKIEVKQENVKSRAEKEEAEEESFRVTGIDYNSGFTDDIMEGKSGEELYWEDVEKKAQEEKDNDHIKEGDFTKPQPPMHVELASIILKRSLHFLPSKNQSRRLLVLEILENGIELLRDWEDELLPVVHQIWSPLVRRFHVDSDHVTLRVCVRLLTALARLAKDFIRLRVVKHLLKKLIEILEYSAQASYLQDKGAAYRYSQQYKLQLELLSSMGYLLYYLGVDKVVLKEVIGGIKMYLSDKHPLQLQIGAIEFFKMMLIYDEESIREAIAGLRGSLKGVEFDKNLNYLQSL; via the exons atgaacATGGAAGGCACTGCCTTTAAGTTGTATTCGGAAGCTGCAGAACTGtgcgaaaaaatcaataagagTCCTTCAGACTTAAAGCTGCTGGAAAACTTCAGAATATTTGTTGAAGGGGCTCCAAATAGTTTTGCAAGTGGGGCTCAGAAGGTGTTAATTAGTTGTTTGTTTCCTTATATTGCTGCTATTTCAAAAGACAGGAACAG CCAAGGAAAACATGTGTTGGTTCAAACTTTAGATGTACTTTTCCCCAAAATAAccattgaaaattcaaatgtttttaacaatttgtaCACATTCCTTCTTCTGGAGTTGTACGATTATAGACAACACAAAG ttcttcCTATTTGTGAAGAATACAAAACATCACTACTTAAATGTATGACGAGCCTCATGAACTCAATTTCTTACAAactaattgaagaaatttatgtCAATGAATATATTCctcaattttcccaaataatCTATGTATGTACTGAGCTTGCAAAGCATGAGCGTGCCAGAAATATTAG attggAAGCAATTACCTGCATCATAGCCGTAGCTCGAGTAGAAAAGATTGAATCAGATCCAGTGTTTCTCAATCAATGTGCCAATATCTTCATGTTCTTCCTTCCAGGCTTATCTGCAGCATTCAGTGAAATTGCCTTGGAAGACCATAAAGCAGGgcacaaaattataattgtaa CACTCAGAGCCTATGGGAAAATTGTGTCGCTGGTAATGCGAGATTACAATGCCTCTGACCAAAAACTTAACATCACTGAAAGTTTAAATAGATTTACCTTAAAAGGGAAGCTTAAAggtaaaaaggaaattgaCCAATACCTGAAAAATACCATTAGAAATGGCGAGTGGTATCAGCACAATGACTCAAATTTGAAtgtgaatttgaaaaaattatacaaattaaCTTATCATAGTGACGATAAAGTTCGGATAGAACTTTTTATGATGGCTAGTACTATTATCAGGGATTGTGCTGG caCAATACCTCAATCAGTCAGTACTCTGTTAGAATACCTTATAATGCTTTCTCAAGACTCAGTAAATGACATCATAAATTCAAGCATTAAAGCAATACAATCTTTTTCTCAGACACTTTCAAGTTGTTATTTCCAATCCGTTTTTGAGCATTTAGAAGATGGATTTTATAAATCCCTCACAAGTTTACCAAGAACATTTAACAGCATAG atgatgaagaaaaaattgcaaatttaaacCTAATTATAGGTTACATTTATCTCTTTGGAAACaacaatttaaatcaaatcgtGCTGTCTCCAGGCATATTGCAAACTTTGCTTGAGAACCTATTGCATATCATTGCATTGGAAGCATGCAATATTAGTTTATTGGAAGAGTACAATTTAAAAG ATCTAACATCTCAACACATATCTGGTAAACGCCCTTGGATCAATTTCCGTTATTTCAAAGATGACTGCATACAAGCCAAGTTGGTTTCTTTAGctaaaaatctttctaaacCTGAGAGTTTTGAAGTGATTTGTGATTGCTTGATGGGTAAATTCCGCTATGAAGAGGCTAAGAAAAAGGAAGTTATTTGTTTACTAAACACTTTTATATTTG GTTTAGAagcaaatatttctttaataaaaagcaTTCTCAACTTGTACATGGAAGACCCTTTGAACGACTTAAATTATGTCCTTGACTCAGAGGAATTTACTTTAGAACAAATACAGAATAACgttttaattgtttgtttgaTAACAGAAGGTATTGGCAATATCAGTCAAGCCCTCAAACTCGATTTTCGCCCTTTTTTACTAAAGTCGTTATATTTGGTTTTAGAAAAAGCAG GCAGTGGACATCCTCTAATAAAAGCGGCAGGTTTGCAAACCCTTCAGAAGTTAACATTAAATTGCGAGTATAACAACCTTACTCACTTAATAAACTCcaactttgatttcttttcCTATCAAGTTCAAAGGAAACTGACCAAATTGGACGACAAAGAAGGCGTTTTAAACGTCCTCTCGATAGTCCTGCAGCATTGTAGCGAGGACCTTTTACTTCCAATGAAATACATTATTGAAGAG attttagtGCTATCGTGCGACAAATTCAAAGACCAATATGCCAACAGCTACTTGACTGTGTTTAAAATGTTCGTTTTGAGTTTGTGCAGATGGTATAAAATCGAAGTTAAACAGGAAAACGTGAAGTCTAGAGCTGAGAAAGAAGAGGCAGAGGAAGAGAGTTTTAGGGTTACAGGAATTGATTATAATAGTGGATTTACTGATGATATAATGGAGGGTAAAAGTGGTGAGGAACTGTATTGGGAAGATGTTGAAAAGAAGGCTCAGGAAGAAAAGGATAATGATCATATCAAGGAAG GTGACTTCACAAAACCTCAACCGCCCATGCACGTAGAACTCGCCTCCATAATACTCAAAAGAAGTCTCCATTTCTTGCCCTCCAAAAACCAATCTCGAAGACTGTTGGTATTGGAGATTTTAGAAAACGGAATTGAACTCCTAAGAGATTGGGAGGACGAGCTTCTTCCTGTGGTCCATCAAATATGGTCTCCTTTAGTGAGGAGATTCCACGTCGATTCTGACCACGTAACTTTGAGAGTTTGTGTTCGGTTACTTACAGCTTTGGCACGATTGGCCAAAGATTTTATTCGTTTGAGAGTCGTAAA gCATTTGCTGAAAAAGTTAATAGAGATTCTTGAGTACTCTGCACAAGCCAGTTATTTGCAAGATAAAGGGGCTGCTTATCGCTATAGTCAGCAGTACAAACTTCAGCTTGAATTATTGTCTTCTATGGGATATCTCTTGTATTATCTTGGAGTGGATAAAGTTGTTTTAAAGGAAGTTATTGGAggaattaaaatgtatttgtcTGATAAGCATCCACTACAGCTTCAG ATCGGCGCTATTGAGttcttcaaaatgatgttgaTTTATGACGAGGAATCTATTAGAGAGGCAATTGCTGGCTTAAGGGGAAGCTTAAAGGGTGTggaatttgacaaaaatttgaattacttACAAAGTCTGtga
- the Tti1 gene encoding TELO2-interacting protein 1 homolog isoform X2: MNMEGTAFKLYSEAAELCEKINKSPSDLKLLENFRIFVEGAPNSFASGAQKVLISCLFPYIAAISKDRNSIASQGKHVLVQTLDVLFPKITIENSNVFNNLYTFLLLELYDYRQHKVLPICEEYKTSLLKCMTSLMNSISYKLIEEIYVNEYIPQFSQIIYVCTELAKHERARNIRLEAITCIIAVARVEKIESDPVFLNQCANIFMFFLPGLSAAFSEIALEDHKAGHKIIILALRAYGKIVSLVMRDYNASDQKLNITESLNRFTLKGKLKGKKEIDQYLKNTIRNGEWYQHNDSNLNVNLKKLYKLTYHSDDKVRIELFMMASTIIRDCAGTIPQSVSTLLEYLIMLSQDSVNDIINSSIKAIQSFSQTLSSCYFQSVFEHLEDGFYKSLTSLPRTFNSIDDEEKIANLNLIIGYIYLFGNNNLNQIVLSPGILQTLLENLLHIIALEACNISLLEEYNLKDLTSQHISGKRPWINFRYFKDDCIQAKLVSLAKNLSKPESFEVICDCLMGKFRYEEAKKKEVICLLNTFIFGLEANISLIKSILNLYMEDPLNDLNYVLDSEEFTLEQIQNNVLIVCLITEGIGNISQALKLDFRPFLLKSLYLVLEKAGSGHPLIKAAGLQTLQKLTLNCEYNNLTHLINSNFDFFSYQVQRKLTKLDDKEGVLNVLSIVLQHCSEDLLLPMKYIIEEILVLSCDKFKDQYANSYLTVFKMFVLSLCRWYKIEVKQENVKSRAEKEEAEEESFRVTGIDYNSGFTDDIMEGKSGEELYWEDVEKKAQEEKDNDHIKEGDFTKPQPPMHVELASIILKRSLHFLPSKNQSRRLLVLEILENGIELLRDWEDELLPVVHQIWSPLVRRFHVDSDHVTLRVCVRLLTALARLAKDFIRLRVVKHLLKKLIEILEYSAQASYLQDKGAAYRYSQQYKLQLELLSSMGYLLYYLGVDKVVLKEVIGGIKMYLSDKHPLQLQIGAIEFFKMMLIYDEESIREAIAGLRGSLKGVEFDKNLNYLQSL; the protein is encoded by the exons atgaacATGGAAGGCACTGCCTTTAAGTTGTATTCGGAAGCTGCAGAACTGtgcgaaaaaatcaataagagTCCTTCAGACTTAAAGCTGCTGGAAAACTTCAGAATATTTGTTGAAGGGGCTCCAAATAGTTTTGCAAGTGGGGCTCAGAAGGTGTTAATTAGTTGTTTGTTTCCTTATATTGCTGCTATTTCAAAAGACAGGAACAG CATTGCTAGCCAAGGAAAACATGTGTTGGTTCAAACTTTAGATGTACTTTTCCCCAAAATAAccattgaaaattcaaatgtttttaacaatttgtaCACATTCCTTCTTCTGGAGTTGTACGATTATAGACAACACAAAG ttcttcCTATTTGTGAAGAATACAAAACATCACTACTTAAATGTATGACGAGCCTCATGAACTCAATTTCTTACAAactaattgaagaaatttatgtCAATGAATATATTCctcaattttcccaaataatCTATGTATGTACTGAGCTTGCAAAGCATGAGCGTGCCAGAAATATTAG attggAAGCAATTACCTGCATCATAGCCGTAGCTCGAGTAGAAAAGATTGAATCAGATCCAGTGTTTCTCAATCAATGTGCCAATATCTTCATGTTCTTCCTTCCAGGCTTATCTGCAGCATTCAGTGAAATTGCCTTGGAAGACCATAAAGCAGGgcacaaaattataatt TTAGCACTCAGAGCCTATGGGAAAATTGTGTCGCTGGTAATGCGAGATTACAATGCCTCTGACCAAAAACTTAACATCACTGAAAGTTTAAATAGATTTACCTTAAAAGGGAAGCTTAAAggtaaaaaggaaattgaCCAATACCTGAAAAATACCATTAGAAATGGCGAGTGGTATCAGCACAATGACTCAAATTTGAAtgtgaatttgaaaaaattatacaaattaaCTTATCATAGTGACGATAAAGTTCGGATAGAACTTTTTATGATGGCTAGTACTATTATCAGGGATTGTGCTGG caCAATACCTCAATCAGTCAGTACTCTGTTAGAATACCTTATAATGCTTTCTCAAGACTCAGTAAATGACATCATAAATTCAAGCATTAAAGCAATACAATCTTTTTCTCAGACACTTTCAAGTTGTTATTTCCAATCCGTTTTTGAGCATTTAGAAGATGGATTTTATAAATCCCTCACAAGTTTACCAAGAACATTTAACAGCATAG atgatgaagaaaaaattgcaaatttaaacCTAATTATAGGTTACATTTATCTCTTTGGAAACaacaatttaaatcaaatcgtGCTGTCTCCAGGCATATTGCAAACTTTGCTTGAGAACCTATTGCATATCATTGCATTGGAAGCATGCAATATTAGTTTATTGGAAGAGTACAATTTAAAAG ATCTAACATCTCAACACATATCTGGTAAACGCCCTTGGATCAATTTCCGTTATTTCAAAGATGACTGCATACAAGCCAAGTTGGTTTCTTTAGctaaaaatctttctaaacCTGAGAGTTTTGAAGTGATTTGTGATTGCTTGATGGGTAAATTCCGCTATGAAGAGGCTAAGAAAAAGGAAGTTATTTGTTTACTAAACACTTTTATATTTG GTTTAGAagcaaatatttctttaataaaaagcaTTCTCAACTTGTACATGGAAGACCCTTTGAACGACTTAAATTATGTCCTTGACTCAGAGGAATTTACTTTAGAACAAATACAGAATAACgttttaattgtttgtttgaTAACAGAAGGTATTGGCAATATCAGTCAAGCCCTCAAACTCGATTTTCGCCCTTTTTTACTAAAGTCGTTATATTTGGTTTTAGAAAAAGCAG GCAGTGGACATCCTCTAATAAAAGCGGCAGGTTTGCAAACCCTTCAGAAGTTAACATTAAATTGCGAGTATAACAACCTTACTCACTTAATAAACTCcaactttgatttcttttcCTATCAAGTTCAAAGGAAACTGACCAAATTGGACGACAAAGAAGGCGTTTTAAACGTCCTCTCGATAGTCCTGCAGCATTGTAGCGAGGACCTTTTACTTCCAATGAAATACATTATTGAAGAG attttagtGCTATCGTGCGACAAATTCAAAGACCAATATGCCAACAGCTACTTGACTGTGTTTAAAATGTTCGTTTTGAGTTTGTGCAGATGGTATAAAATCGAAGTTAAACAGGAAAACGTGAAGTCTAGAGCTGAGAAAGAAGAGGCAGAGGAAGAGAGTTTTAGGGTTACAGGAATTGATTATAATAGTGGATTTACTGATGATATAATGGAGGGTAAAAGTGGTGAGGAACTGTATTGGGAAGATGTTGAAAAGAAGGCTCAGGAAGAAAAGGATAATGATCATATCAAGGAAG GTGACTTCACAAAACCTCAACCGCCCATGCACGTAGAACTCGCCTCCATAATACTCAAAAGAAGTCTCCATTTCTTGCCCTCCAAAAACCAATCTCGAAGACTGTTGGTATTGGAGATTTTAGAAAACGGAATTGAACTCCTAAGAGATTGGGAGGACGAGCTTCTTCCTGTGGTCCATCAAATATGGTCTCCTTTAGTGAGGAGATTCCACGTCGATTCTGACCACGTAACTTTGAGAGTTTGTGTTCGGTTACTTACAGCTTTGGCACGATTGGCCAAAGATTTTATTCGTTTGAGAGTCGTAAA gCATTTGCTGAAAAAGTTAATAGAGATTCTTGAGTACTCTGCACAAGCCAGTTATTTGCAAGATAAAGGGGCTGCTTATCGCTATAGTCAGCAGTACAAACTTCAGCTTGAATTATTGTCTTCTATGGGATATCTCTTGTATTATCTTGGAGTGGATAAAGTTGTTTTAAAGGAAGTTATTGGAggaattaaaatgtatttgtcTGATAAGCATCCACTACAGCTTCAG ATCGGCGCTATTGAGttcttcaaaatgatgttgaTTTATGACGAGGAATCTATTAGAGAGGCAATTGCTGGCTTAAGGGGAAGCTTAAAGGGTGTggaatttgacaaaaatttgaattacttACAAAGTCTGtga
- the Tti1 gene encoding TELO2-interacting protein 1 homolog isoform X1: MNMEGTAFKLYSEAAELCEKINKSPSDLKLLENFRIFVEGAPNSFASGAQKVLISCLFPYIAAISKDRNSIASQGKHVLVQTLDVLFPKITIENSNVFNNLYTFLLLELYDYRQHKVLPICEEYKTSLLKCMTSLMNSISYKLIEEIYVNEYIPQFSQIIYVCTELAKHERARNIRLEAITCIIAVARVEKIESDPVFLNQCANIFMFFLPGLSAAFSEIALEDHKAGHKIIIVTLRAYGKIVSLVMRDYNASDQKLNITESLNRFTLKGKLKGKKEIDQYLKNTIRNGEWYQHNDSNLNVNLKKLYKLTYHSDDKVRIELFMMASTIIRDCAGTIPQSVSTLLEYLIMLSQDSVNDIINSSIKAIQSFSQTLSSCYFQSVFEHLEDGFYKSLTSLPRTFNSIDDEEKIANLNLIIGYIYLFGNNNLNQIVLSPGILQTLLENLLHIIALEACNISLLEEYNLKDLTSQHISGKRPWINFRYFKDDCIQAKLVSLAKNLSKPESFEVICDCLMGKFRYEEAKKKEVICLLNTFIFGLEANISLIKSILNLYMEDPLNDLNYVLDSEEFTLEQIQNNVLIVCLITEGIGNISQALKLDFRPFLLKSLYLVLEKAGSGHPLIKAAGLQTLQKLTLNCEYNNLTHLINSNFDFFSYQVQRKLTKLDDKEGVLNVLSIVLQHCSEDLLLPMKYIIEEILVLSCDKFKDQYANSYLTVFKMFVLSLCRWYKIEVKQENVKSRAEKEEAEEESFRVTGIDYNSGFTDDIMEGKSGEELYWEDVEKKAQEEKDNDHIKEGDFTKPQPPMHVELASIILKRSLHFLPSKNQSRRLLVLEILENGIELLRDWEDELLPVVHQIWSPLVRRFHVDSDHVTLRVCVRLLTALARLAKDFIRLRVVKHLLKKLIEILEYSAQASYLQDKGAAYRYSQQYKLQLELLSSMGYLLYYLGVDKVVLKEVIGGIKMYLSDKHPLQLQIGAIEFFKMMLIYDEESIREAIAGLRGSLKGVEFDKNLNYLQSL; encoded by the exons atgaacATGGAAGGCACTGCCTTTAAGTTGTATTCGGAAGCTGCAGAACTGtgcgaaaaaatcaataagagTCCTTCAGACTTAAAGCTGCTGGAAAACTTCAGAATATTTGTTGAAGGGGCTCCAAATAGTTTTGCAAGTGGGGCTCAGAAGGTGTTAATTAGTTGTTTGTTTCCTTATATTGCTGCTATTTCAAAAGACAGGAACAG CATTGCTAGCCAAGGAAAACATGTGTTGGTTCAAACTTTAGATGTACTTTTCCCCAAAATAAccattgaaaattcaaatgtttttaacaatttgtaCACATTCCTTCTTCTGGAGTTGTACGATTATAGACAACACAAAG ttcttcCTATTTGTGAAGAATACAAAACATCACTACTTAAATGTATGACGAGCCTCATGAACTCAATTTCTTACAAactaattgaagaaatttatgtCAATGAATATATTCctcaattttcccaaataatCTATGTATGTACTGAGCTTGCAAAGCATGAGCGTGCCAGAAATATTAG attggAAGCAATTACCTGCATCATAGCCGTAGCTCGAGTAGAAAAGATTGAATCAGATCCAGTGTTTCTCAATCAATGTGCCAATATCTTCATGTTCTTCCTTCCAGGCTTATCTGCAGCATTCAGTGAAATTGCCTTGGAAGACCATAAAGCAGGgcacaaaattataattgtaa CACTCAGAGCCTATGGGAAAATTGTGTCGCTGGTAATGCGAGATTACAATGCCTCTGACCAAAAACTTAACATCACTGAAAGTTTAAATAGATTTACCTTAAAAGGGAAGCTTAAAggtaaaaaggaaattgaCCAATACCTGAAAAATACCATTAGAAATGGCGAGTGGTATCAGCACAATGACTCAAATTTGAAtgtgaatttgaaaaaattatacaaattaaCTTATCATAGTGACGATAAAGTTCGGATAGAACTTTTTATGATGGCTAGTACTATTATCAGGGATTGTGCTGG caCAATACCTCAATCAGTCAGTACTCTGTTAGAATACCTTATAATGCTTTCTCAAGACTCAGTAAATGACATCATAAATTCAAGCATTAAAGCAATACAATCTTTTTCTCAGACACTTTCAAGTTGTTATTTCCAATCCGTTTTTGAGCATTTAGAAGATGGATTTTATAAATCCCTCACAAGTTTACCAAGAACATTTAACAGCATAG atgatgaagaaaaaattgcaaatttaaacCTAATTATAGGTTACATTTATCTCTTTGGAAACaacaatttaaatcaaatcgtGCTGTCTCCAGGCATATTGCAAACTTTGCTTGAGAACCTATTGCATATCATTGCATTGGAAGCATGCAATATTAGTTTATTGGAAGAGTACAATTTAAAAG ATCTAACATCTCAACACATATCTGGTAAACGCCCTTGGATCAATTTCCGTTATTTCAAAGATGACTGCATACAAGCCAAGTTGGTTTCTTTAGctaaaaatctttctaaacCTGAGAGTTTTGAAGTGATTTGTGATTGCTTGATGGGTAAATTCCGCTATGAAGAGGCTAAGAAAAAGGAAGTTATTTGTTTACTAAACACTTTTATATTTG GTTTAGAagcaaatatttctttaataaaaagcaTTCTCAACTTGTACATGGAAGACCCTTTGAACGACTTAAATTATGTCCTTGACTCAGAGGAATTTACTTTAGAACAAATACAGAATAACgttttaattgtttgtttgaTAACAGAAGGTATTGGCAATATCAGTCAAGCCCTCAAACTCGATTTTCGCCCTTTTTTACTAAAGTCGTTATATTTGGTTTTAGAAAAAGCAG GCAGTGGACATCCTCTAATAAAAGCGGCAGGTTTGCAAACCCTTCAGAAGTTAACATTAAATTGCGAGTATAACAACCTTACTCACTTAATAAACTCcaactttgatttcttttcCTATCAAGTTCAAAGGAAACTGACCAAATTGGACGACAAAGAAGGCGTTTTAAACGTCCTCTCGATAGTCCTGCAGCATTGTAGCGAGGACCTTTTACTTCCAATGAAATACATTATTGAAGAG attttagtGCTATCGTGCGACAAATTCAAAGACCAATATGCCAACAGCTACTTGACTGTGTTTAAAATGTTCGTTTTGAGTTTGTGCAGATGGTATAAAATCGAAGTTAAACAGGAAAACGTGAAGTCTAGAGCTGAGAAAGAAGAGGCAGAGGAAGAGAGTTTTAGGGTTACAGGAATTGATTATAATAGTGGATTTACTGATGATATAATGGAGGGTAAAAGTGGTGAGGAACTGTATTGGGAAGATGTTGAAAAGAAGGCTCAGGAAGAAAAGGATAATGATCATATCAAGGAAG GTGACTTCACAAAACCTCAACCGCCCATGCACGTAGAACTCGCCTCCATAATACTCAAAAGAAGTCTCCATTTCTTGCCCTCCAAAAACCAATCTCGAAGACTGTTGGTATTGGAGATTTTAGAAAACGGAATTGAACTCCTAAGAGATTGGGAGGACGAGCTTCTTCCTGTGGTCCATCAAATATGGTCTCCTTTAGTGAGGAGATTCCACGTCGATTCTGACCACGTAACTTTGAGAGTTTGTGTTCGGTTACTTACAGCTTTGGCACGATTGGCCAAAGATTTTATTCGTTTGAGAGTCGTAAA gCATTTGCTGAAAAAGTTAATAGAGATTCTTGAGTACTCTGCACAAGCCAGTTATTTGCAAGATAAAGGGGCTGCTTATCGCTATAGTCAGCAGTACAAACTTCAGCTTGAATTATTGTCTTCTATGGGATATCTCTTGTATTATCTTGGAGTGGATAAAGTTGTTTTAAAGGAAGTTATTGGAggaattaaaatgtatttgtcTGATAAGCATCCACTACAGCTTCAG ATCGGCGCTATTGAGttcttcaaaatgatgttgaTTTATGACGAGGAATCTATTAGAGAGGCAATTGCTGGCTTAAGGGGAAGCTTAAAGGGTGTggaatttgacaaaaatttgaattacttACAAAGTCTGtga